A single Nicotiana tabacum cultivar K326 chromosome 5, ASM71507v2, whole genome shotgun sequence DNA region contains:
- the LOC107831624 gene encoding leucine-rich repeat receptor-like tyrosine-protein kinase PXC3: METLRLFTALLVGLLLGCQLGNSQVLLEKAIVEAIGKELEISVWDLNTSNFCSWHGISCSSNNSMVERLNLSGFRLQGNVTLISELKALKWLDLSNNNFHGLIPSAFGNLSQLQFLDLSFNMFGNYIPAEFGRLKNLRALNLSNNLLTGSIPDELQGLENLQYFQIFTNKLNGSIPMWIGNLTNLRVFAAYENEFSGDIPVNLGLHSELLLLNLHSNLLQGTIPESIFAMEKLEFLILTNNKLTGIIPDSIGNCKGLSNIRIGNNKLIGGIPKAIGNITSLTYFEADNNTLSGEIVSEFAHCANLTLLNLASNGFSGTIPPEFGQLNNLQELIVSGNNLFGEIPTSVLRCKNLNKLDLSNNKFNGTIPGDICNTSKLQFLLLGQNSLKGEIPREIGNCIKLLELQMGSNYLTGIIPTEIGHMKNLQISLNLSHNHLRGLLPKDLGKLDKLVSLDVSNNQLSGNIPLELKGMLSLIEVNFSNNQFTGPIPTFAPFEKSLNSSFLGNKGLCGEPLSSDCGNIYGYEHNGYHHRVSYRLILAVVGSGFAVFVSVTVVVLLFMMREKQEETTKEAGNTTDEICSKPVIVAGNVFVENLKQAIDFDAVVKAVRKDSNKISTGTFSDVYRADMPSGMILSVKSLKSMDKTIIHHQNKMIRELEKLSKLCHDNLTRPIGFAIYEDVVLLLHQYYANGTLAQFLHESSQRPEYEPDWPTRLSIAIGVAEGLAFLHHVAIIHLDISSGNVFLDSNFRPLVGEVEISRLLDPSRGTASISAVAGSFGYIPPEYAYTMQVTAPGNVYSYGVILLEILTSRLPVDEAFGEGVDLVRWVHGASARGETPEQILDARLSTNSFAWRKEMLAALKVALMCTDTTPAKRPRMKKVAEMLQEVTQS; encoded by the exons ATGGAAACTTTGAGGTTGTTCACTGCTTTGTTAGTTGGTTTATTGTTAGGTTGTCAACTTGGTAATTCCCAGGTTCTTCTTGAAAAGGCAATTGTAGAGGCAATTGGTAAAGAGCTAGAAATATCTGTGTGGGATCTGAACACCTCTAATTTCTGCTCTTGGCATGGCATTAGTTGCAGTTCAAACAATTCTATGGTGGAAAGGCTGAATCTTTCTGGTTTTCGGTTACAAGGTAATGTGACTCTAATATCTGAGCTTAAAGCATTGAAGTGGCTGGACCTTTCTAACAACAATTTCCATGGCTTAATTCCATCAGCATTTGGGAATTTGTCTCAACTTCAGTTTCTTGATTTGTCTTTTAATATGTTTGGAAACTATATTCCTGCTGAATTTGGTAGGCTCAAGAACCTTAGAGCATTGAACCTTTCAAACAACTTGCTCACTGGTTCAATACCTGATGAGCTTCAAGGGTTAGAGAATTTGCAATATTTCCAAATATTTACTAACAAATTGAATGGTTCTATTCCAATGTGGATTGGGAATTTGACCAACCTTAGAGTGTTTGCTGCTTATGAGAACGAGTTTAGTGGTGATATTCCAGTTAATTTAGGCTTACACTCAGAGCTCTTGTTGTTGAATCTTCATTCAAATCTGCTTCAAGGGACAATTCCCGAGAGTATTTTCGCTATGGAGAAGCTTGAATTTCTGATCCTGACTAATAATAAATTGACTGGCATTATTCCTGACTCAATTGGGAATTGCAAAGGCCTTTCAAACATTAGAATTGGGAATAACAAGCTCATAGGTGGCATCCCTAAAGCAATTGGAAATATCACTAGTCTTACTTATTTTGAAGCAGATAATAACACTCTTTCTGGAGAGATTGTCTCAGAATTCGCGCACTGTGCTAATCTCACTCTTCTTAATTTAGCTTCAAATGGATTTTCTGGTACTATTCCTCCTGAGTTTGGCCAGCTCAACAATCTGCAGGAGTTGATTGTTTCTGGAAATAATTTGTTTGGAGAGATTCCAACATCAGTTCTTAGGTGCAAGAATCTCAACAAGCTTGACTTAAGTAACAACAAATTCAATGGAACCATACCGGGAGATATATGCAACACATCCAAGTTACAGTTCTTGCTGCTGGGACAGAACTCATTGAAAGGGGAAATACCTCGCGAGATTGGGAATTGCATAAAATTGCTTGAGTTGCAAATGGGGAGTAATTATCTTACTGGAATCATCCCTACTGAGATTGGTCATATGAAGAACTTACAAATCTCATTGAATTTGAGTCATAATCATCTCCGCGGCCTGTTGCCCAAGGATCTTGGAAAACTTGACAAGTTGGTTTCTTTAGATGTGTCTAATAATCAGCTCTCAGGGAATATTCCATTGGAGTTGAAGGGCATGCTGAGTTTGATAGAggttaacttttcaaacaatcAATTCACAGGCCCTATACCCACTTTTGCACCATTTGAGAAGAGCCTAAATTCAAGCTTTCTTGGAAACAAAGGGCTCTGTGGTGAGCCTTTGAGTAGTGATTGTGGAAATATATATGGTTATGAGCACAATGGTTACCATCACCGAGTTTCCTACCGGCTCATTTTGGCTGTTGTTGGTTCTGGTTTTGCAGTTTTTGTATCCGTTACGGTGGTTGTTTTACTATTCATGATGAGGGAGAAACAAGAGGAAACCACCAAGGAAGCTGGAAATACCACTGATGAAATTTGTAGCAAACCGGTGATCGTTGCGGGGAATGTTTTCGTTGAGAATCTCAAGCAAGCAATAGATTTTGATGCAGTTGTAAAAGCAGTCAGGAAAGATTCAAATAAGATTAGCACGGGCACTTTCAGCGATGTGTATAGAGCAGACATGCCTTCTGGGATGATTTTGTCTGTTAAGAGTTTAAAGTCAATGGACAAAACTATAATTCATCACCAGAACAAAATGATCAGAGAGCTTGAAAAGCTAAGTAAACTCTGTCATGATAATCTAACTAGGCCTATCGGGTTTGCAATCTATGAAGACGTCGTTCTACTCTTACATCAATACTATGCCAATGGGACGCTGGCTCAGTTTCTTCACGAGTCTAGCCAGAGACCTGAATATGAACCTGACTGGCCGACGAGACTTTCCATCGCCATTGGAGTTGCAGAAGGGTTAGCGTTCCTTCATCACGTGGCCATAATCCATCTTGATATTTCTTCAGGGAATGTGTTTCTTGATTCTAATTTCAGGCCTTTGGTTGGTGAAGTTGAAATATCCCGACTTCTTGATCCGTCTAGAGGGACTGCAAGTATCAGTGCTGTTGCTGGCTCATTTGGATACATTCCTCCAG AGTATGCATATACCATGCAAGTAACAGCTCCCGGAAATGTCTATAGCTATGGGGTTATTTTGCTCGAGATCCTTACCTCTCGATTAcctgttgatgaagcttttggtGAAGGAGTTGATTTGGTCAGGTGGGTTCACGGTGCATCTGCAAGAGGAGAAACACCAGAGCAGATACTCGACGCAAGGCTGAGCACCAATTCTTTTGCTTGGAGGAAAGAAATGCTTGCAGCTCTAAAGGTAGCATTAATGTGCACCGACACCACTCCAGCAAAACGACCAAGAATGAAGAAGGTGGCAGAGATGCTTCAAGAGGTTACACAAAGTTGA
- the LOC107777174 gene encoding protein WHAT'S THIS FACTOR 9, mitochondrial-like, with translation MAMVVGRSRSSVCLLHEVLSSSHSLPCSYIQRQTYVDVYMKWKKDSFFDSIDTIHRSVQLKPLIALKNCIVSSSPDDYCVPISAISKKGLELGIPIKVARFLRLYPSVFEEFTGPNYNLPWFRLTQRAVELDREEREVYVKFKDDIVSRLKKLILMSGREKMLPLKVIQGLQWYLGLPDEFLRNPEDNLDKCFRLVEMEDGLKGLAVNVDGSERFLSMMQRNAMRRGVYSGVKGEVLEFPLFPSKGLRLKRKIADWFDEFQRLPYVSPYENYSGLDPNSDIAEKRVVGVLHELLSLFVEHAAERKKLLCLRKHLGLPQKVHKAFERHPYIFYLSLNNKTCTAILKEAYCDRGAIEQHPLAKVRKKYISLMKESEGILKRKRLNNRPHDQGNMNIKDLDYTDDEEVKLQQSSSAL, from the coding sequence ATGGCGATGGTCGTCGGGAGAAGCAGGAGCTCTGTATGTCTCTTGCACGAAGTCCTCTCTTCCAGCCACTCACTTCCCTGCTCATACATCCAGAGACAGACCTATGTAGATGTGTACATGAAATGGAAGAAAGACTCTTTTTTTGACTCCATTGATACCATTCACAGATCAGTTCAGCTCAAGCCTTTAATTGCTCTCAAGAACTGCATAGTCTCCTCTTCACCTGATGATTATTGCGTCCCCATTTCTGCTATTTCAAAGAAAGGCTTAGAGTTAGGAATACCCATTAAGGTTGCCAGGTTCTTGAGGTTGTACCCATCTGTTTTTGAGGAATTTACTGGCCCTAATTACAATTTGCCTTGGTTTAGGCTGACCCAGAGGGCTGTTGAGCttgatagagaggagagagaggtgTATgtaaaatttaaagatgatatcgTTTCGAGGCTGAAGAAGTTGATACTGATGAGTGGCAGGGAAAAGATGCTTCCTTTAAAGGTAATTCAGGGTCTGCAATGGTATTTGGGTTTACCCGATGAATTCTTAAGGAACCCAGAAGACAACCTTGATAAGTGTTTCAGACTTGTGGAAATGGAAGATGGATTGAAAGGGCTAGCTGTTAATGTCGATGGAAGTGAGAGATTTTTATCGATGATGCAGAGGAATGCAATGAGGAGAGGAGTGTATAGTGGTGTGAAGGGTGAGGTGCTAGAATTTCCATTATTTCCGTCAAAGGGATTGAGACTTAAAAGGAAGATTGCAGACTGGTTTGATGAGTTTCAGAGGCTTCCATATGTTTCACCCTATGAGAATTATTCTGGTTTGGATCCAAATAGCGATATAGCGGAAAAACGAGTGGTGGGTGTGCTTCACGAGTTGCTTAGTTTGTTTGTTGAGCATGCTGCAGAAAGGAAGAAGCTTTTGTGTCTTAGAAAACACTTAGGGTTGCCACAAAAAGTTCACAAGGCGTTTGAGAGGCATCCTTATATCTTCTATTTGTCATTGAATAATAAGACTTGCACTGCAATACTAAAAGAAGCTTACTGTGATAGAGGGGCTATAGAGCAACATCCTTTAGCAAAAGTGAGGAAAAAATACATCAGTTTGATGAAGGAGTCAGAGGGTATACTGAAACGTAAAAGGTTAAACAATAGACCACATGATCAGGGTAACATGAATATTAAGGATTTGGATTATACAGATGATGAAGAAGTGAAACTGCAACAGAGTAGCTCTGCTCTTTGA